In a single window of the Raphanus sativus cultivar WK10039 chromosome 9, ASM80110v3, whole genome shotgun sequence genome:
- the LOC108828667 gene encoding potassium transporter 6, whose product MDIESRTYQNTVKKETWRTVLTLAYQSLGVVYGDLSISPLYVFKSTFAEDIEHSESNEEIFGVLSFIFWTITLVPLFKYVFIVLRADDNGEGGTFALYSLLCRHARVNPLPSCQLADENLAEYKTGSSPPSDEMCPPSGFAARLKSTLEKQRVLQKVLLVLALVGTCMVIGDGVLTPAISVFSAVSGVELSTAKEHHKYIEVPAACVILIALFALQHYGTHRVGFLFAPVILLWLMCISSIGVYNIFRWNPHVYQALSPYYMYKFLKKTQSRGWMSLGGILLCITGSEAMFADLGHFSQLSIKIAFTSLVYPSLILAYMGQAAYLSQHHVIDTNYNIGFYVSVPEKLRWPVLVIAILAAVVGSQAIITGTFSIIKQCSALGCFPKVKIVHTSSKIHGQIYIPEINWLLMVLCLAVTIGFRDTKRLGNASGLAVITVMLVTTCLMSLVIVLCWHKNILFAVAFVVFFGTIESLYFTASLIKFLEGAWVPVALSLCFLAAMCTWHYGTLKRYEFDVQNKVSVNWLLGLGQTLGIKRVRGVGLIHTELVSGVPAIFSHFVTNLPAFHQVLVFLCVKSVPVPHVRPEERFLVGRVGPKQYRMYRCIVRYGYRDVHKDDIEFEGDLVCSIAEFVRSEAATAVEETNDDEDERMSVVGTCSTYMQGVEDQDGSDPDDPDKPGTSEIRSPKVKKKKKSKVKKRVRFVVPETPKIEKETREELMELTEAREGGVAYIMGNAYMRAKHGSGLVKRLAINVVYEFLRRNTRGPRTALTSPHASTLEVGMIYHV is encoded by the exons ATGGACATCGAATCCAGAACCTATCAGAACACCGTCAAG AAGGAAACATGGAGAACAGTATTGACATTAGCATATCAGAGCCTAGGAGTCGTATACGGAGACTTGAGCATCTCTCCTCTCTACGTATTCAAAAGCACCTTCGCCGAAGACATCGAGCACTCCGAGTCCAACGAAGAGATCTTCGGCGTCTTGTCCTTCATCTTCTGGACCATCACCCTCGTCCCTCTCTTCAAATACGTCTTCATCGTCCTCAGGGCTGACGACAACGGCGAAGGTGGCACCTTCGCCCTCTACTCCCTCCTCTGCCGCCACGCCCGCGTCAACCCGCTCCCGAGCTGCCAGCTGGCCGACGAGAACCTCGCCGAGTACAAGACCGGGTCGTCTCCCCCGTCGGATGAGATGTGCCCTCCGTCGGGTTTCGCGGCGAGGTTGAAGTCCACGCTCGAGAAACAGAGAGTGCTGCAGAAGGTTTTGCTCGTCCTGGCTTTGGTCGGGACTTGTATGGTGATTGGCGATGGTGTCCTAACGCCTGCCATTTCCG TTTTTTCTGCAGTATCAGGTGTTGAGCTTTCAACTGCCAAGGAGCATCACAAGT ATATAGAAGTACCTGCTGCTTGTGTGATTCTGATAGCTTTGTTTGCGCTTCAGCACTACGGTACACACAGGGTGGGGTTCTTGTTCGCCCCGGTGATTCTCTTGTGGCTTATGTGCATCAGCTCCATCGGTGTTTACAATATTTTCCGTTGGAACCCTCATGTCTACCAAGCCCTCTCTCCTTATTACATGTACAAGTTCCTCAAGAAAACTCAGAGCAGAGGCTGGATGTCTCTCGGTGGGATCTTGCTTTGCATCACAGGCTCGGAAGCAATGTTTGCTGATCTCGGTCACTTCTCTCAGCTCTCAATCAAG ATTGCTTTTACATCACTTGTGTACCCGTCTTTGATACTGGCATACATGGGACAAGCAGCTTATCTCTCTCAGCATCATGTCATCGACACCAATTACAACATTGGGTTCTATGTATCTGTACCAGAGAAGCTGAGATGGCCTGTTCTTGTGATCGCTATACTCGCTGCTGTTGTTGGAAGCCAAGCCATCATCACCGGAACGTTCTCCATCATCAAACAGTGCTCTGCTTTGGGATGCTTCCCTAAAGTGAAGATCGTTCATACGTCGTCGAAAATCCACGGTCAGATATACATCCCTGAGATCAACTGGCTCTTGATGGTCCTCTGTTTAGCCGTCACCATCGGGTTCAGAGATACCAAGCGGTTGGGTAATGCTTCAG gTTTGGCGGTTATAACCGTTATGCTGGTGACGACATGTCTCATGTCGTTAGTGATCGTACTCTGCTGGCACAAGAACATCCTCTTCGCGGTCGCGTTCGTCGTGTTCTTCGGCACCATCGAGTCGCTCTACTTCACGGCAAGCCTCATCAAGTTCCTCGAAGGCGCGTGGGTCCCGGTCGCGCTCTCCCTGTGCTTCCTTGCGGCGATGTGCACGTGGCACTACGGGACGCTCAAGCGTTACGAGTTCGACGTGCAGAACAAAGTCTCTGTCAACTGGCTCCTCGGCCTGGGACAGACGCTCGGGATCAAACGCGTCCGCGGAGTCGGGCTCATACACACCGAGCTTGTCTCCGGCGTTCCGGCGATCTTTTCTCATTTCGTAACCAACCTCCCTGCCTTCCACCAAGTGCTTGTTTTCCTCTGCGTCAAGTCCGTCCCGGTCCCGCATGTCCGGCCAGAAGAAAGGTTTCTCGTCGGACGCGTGGGGCCGAAACAGTACCGGATGTACCGGTGCATTGTTCGGTACGGGTACCGCGATGTCCACAAAGACGACATCGAGTTCGAAGGCGATCTTGTGTGTAGCATCGCGGAGTTTGTCCGGTCTGAAGCCGCAACCGCGGTCGAGGAGActaatgatgatgaagatgagagAATGTCGGTGGTCGGGACGTGCTCGACGTACATGCAAGGGGTCGAGGATCAGGACGGGAGCGATCCTGACGACCCGGATAAGCCCGGGACATCAGAGATTCGATCTCcgaaggtgaagaagaagaagaagagtaaggTGAAAAAGAGAGTGAGGTTCGTTGTGCCGGAGACTCCAAAGATAGAGAAGGAGACGAGGGAGGAGTTGATGGAGCTAACGGAGGCGCGTGAGGGAGGCGTGGCTTATATAATGGGAAACGCGTATATGAGAGCGAAGCATGGTTCAGGGTTGGTGAAGAGATTGGCTATTAACGTTGTATACGAGTTTCTTAGGAGGAACACTAGAGGTCCAAGAACCGCACTTACCTCGCCTCATGCGTCGACGTTAGAAGTTGGAATGATCTACCATGTTTAA
- the LOC108824518 gene encoding SKP1-like protein 8, with the protein MSKIIVLKCVGHNPKDFELDKVVAVQFGLIKDLFHGDFDAESKIVVDVPVKFNSYIIGRIIEFCRNRASWSSDRAYWEQDFFHPCREPNQRKRKELIAIMEASEYLCMESLVELTTQSLANYLKGKSPLTIRSLWKVEGDLTAEEEAKALAMGVAKLGH; encoded by the exons ATGTCTAAAATAATCGTTTTAAAATGCGTCGGTCACAATCCCAAGGATTTCGAGCTGGATAAAGTGGTGGCAGTGCAATTCGGGTTGATCAAGGATCTGTTCCACGGTGACTTCGATGCCGAAAGCAAGATAGTAGTCGACGTTCCGGTGAAATTCAACAGCTACATCATCGGACGGATAATAGAATTCTGCAGGAACCGAGCAAGCTGGTCAAGCGACAGGGCGTACTGGGAGCAAGATTTCTTCCATCCATGCAGAGAACCAAACCAAAGGAAGCGAAAGGAGCTTATCGCAATAATGGAG GCGTCTGAATACCTGTGTATGGAATCGCTCGTGGAACTCACCACCCAGTCACTGGCAAATTATCTCAAAGGCAAGTCTCCCCTCACCATTCGATCTTTGTGGAAGGTGGAAGGCGACCTCACTGCTGAGGAGGAAGCTAAGGCGTTGGCGATGGGCGTGGCGAAATTAGGACATTAA